One segment of Variovorax sp. PAMC28562 DNA contains the following:
- a CDS encoding SDR family NAD(P)-dependent oxidoreductase, protein MNIDLNGKIAIVSGSTAGIGLAIARGLAAAGARVVVTGRTEARVQHAIQDIRGTVPGADLDGVAADLSTAAGAATLAERVTHADILVNNLGTAGAPKTFGELTDDDWLNLFNFNVMSGVRLTRRYLQGMVDRGWGRVVFISSESGLHIPKDMIEYGMTKTAQLAISRGVAETVAGTGVTVNSVLPGPTSSEIFANWLEPVAREQGKTLEQVQKDFVDTKRPSSLLGRFATTEEVANMVVYICSTQASATTGAALRVDGGIVRSIG, encoded by the coding sequence ATGAACATCGACCTGAACGGCAAAATCGCGATCGTTAGCGGATCCACCGCCGGCATCGGCCTCGCTATCGCGCGCGGGCTCGCCGCTGCCGGTGCACGCGTCGTCGTCACCGGCCGCACGGAGGCGCGCGTCCAGCACGCCATTCAAGACATTCGCGGCACGGTGCCCGGGGCCGATCTCGACGGCGTCGCCGCGGACCTGTCTACCGCAGCGGGCGCAGCGACGCTCGCCGAACGCGTGACGCACGCCGACATCCTGGTCAACAACCTCGGCACCGCCGGCGCTCCGAAGACTTTCGGCGAACTTACAGACGACGACTGGCTGAACCTCTTCAACTTCAATGTCATGAGCGGCGTGCGCCTGACGCGCCGATACCTGCAGGGCATGGTGGATCGGGGCTGGGGCCGCGTGGTTTTCATCAGCAGCGAATCCGGTCTGCACATCCCGAAGGACATGATCGAATACGGGATGACGAAGACGGCGCAGCTCGCGATCTCCCGGGGCGTGGCCGAAACCGTCGCCGGAACCGGGGTGACGGTCAATTCCGTTTTGCCGGGGCCCACCAGCTCGGAGATTTTCGCGAACTGGCTTGAGCCGGTGGCGCGCGAACAAGGCAAGACGCTTGAGCAAGTGCAGAAAGACTTCGTCGACACGAAGCGCCCGAGCTCGCTGCTGGGCCGCTTCGCGACCACCGAGGAGGTGGCGAACATGGTGGTCTACATCTGCTCGACGCAGGCCTCGGCGACGACGGGCGCCGCGTTGCGGGTCGATGGTGGCATCGTGCGGTCGATCGGCTGA
- a CDS encoding ABC transporter ATP-binding protein, with the protein MSAVLLKVDGLKVAYGHIEAVKGIDLELHEGQITTLVGANGAGKSTTLLALSGLVKKAAGKVELQGQDLTSLPPHKIVAAGMVQVAEGRATLTTLSVRENLELGAYTRRDGRAQRADDLDRIFTLFPVLKDRADGLAGNLSGGEQQMLAIGRALMARPRVLLLDEPSMGLAPIIVQDIFRTLREINKNGLTIFLVEQNVRQALKIADRAYVIETGRIVLAGSGRELLGNPKVQDAYLGG; encoded by the coding sequence ATGAGCGCCGTGCTTCTCAAGGTCGACGGGCTCAAGGTCGCCTACGGCCACATCGAAGCCGTCAAGGGCATCGACCTGGAACTGCACGAAGGGCAGATCACGACGCTGGTCGGCGCCAATGGCGCGGGCAAGTCGACGACGCTGCTGGCGTTGTCGGGCCTCGTCAAGAAGGCGGCGGGCAAAGTCGAGCTGCAAGGGCAAGACCTGACCTCGCTGCCGCCACACAAGATCGTCGCCGCGGGCATGGTGCAGGTGGCGGAAGGGCGCGCGACGCTCACCACGCTGAGCGTGCGCGAGAACCTCGAACTCGGCGCCTACACGCGGCGCGATGGCCGTGCACAGCGTGCCGACGACCTCGACCGCATCTTCACGCTGTTCCCGGTGCTGAAAGACCGTGCCGATGGCTTGGCGGGCAACCTGTCGGGTGGTGAGCAGCAAATGCTGGCCATCGGTCGCGCCTTGATGGCCAGGCCGCGCGTGCTGCTGCTCGACGAGCCTTCCATGGGGCTGGCGCCGATCATCGTGCAGGACATCTTCCGGACGCTCCGCGAGATCAACAAGAACGGGCTGACGATTTTTCTGGTCGAGCAGAACGTGCGTCAGGCACTGAAGATCGCCGACCGTGCCTACGTGATCGAAACCGGCCGCATCGTGCTGGCCGGCAGCGGGCGCGAGCTGCTCGGTAACCCGAAGGTGCAAGACGCCTATCTGGGCGGCTAG
- a CDS encoding ABC transporter ATP-binding protein: MSAGLLTLDGVSRHFGGLRVLQEVHLDVPKGGVFGLIGPNGAGKTTVFNLTTGLLPVTGGTIRFQGNDLAGMKPHEITRAGIARTFQNIRVFKEMSLLENVMVGMHANLGYGAFGLLTSSGLFRSEERRARDRARELLSWVKLDHKASDIADNLSYGEQRKLELARALATDPTLLLLDEPVAGMNSTEKTDLMVEIRNISARGYTIFMIEHDMRFVMGLCEHIAVLNFGRIIARGGPDQIRNDPQVIEAYLGREEDEAGMEVEQ, encoded by the coding sequence ATGAGCGCGGGCCTGCTGACACTCGATGGCGTTTCGCGTCACTTCGGCGGCCTGAGGGTGCTGCAGGAAGTGCACCTCGATGTGCCGAAGGGCGGCGTGTTCGGCCTCATCGGTCCGAACGGCGCGGGCAAGACGACGGTGTTCAATCTCACGACCGGTTTGCTTCCTGTGACCGGCGGCACGATCCGTTTCCAGGGCAACGATCTCGCCGGCATGAAGCCGCACGAGATCACGCGTGCCGGCATTGCGCGGACGTTTCAGAACATCCGCGTCTTCAAGGAAATGTCGCTGCTTGAGAACGTGATGGTCGGCATGCACGCCAACCTGGGCTACGGTGCGTTCGGGCTGCTGACCTCGTCGGGACTCTTTCGAAGCGAAGAGCGCCGTGCGCGGGACCGTGCGCGCGAGTTGCTGTCGTGGGTCAAGCTGGACCACAAGGCCAGTGACATCGCGGACAACCTTTCCTACGGCGAACAGCGCAAGCTCGAGCTGGCACGCGCGCTCGCGACCGACCCCACATTGCTGTTGCTCGACGAGCCGGTCGCCGGCATGAACAGCACCGAGAAGACCGATCTGATGGTCGAGATTCGCAACATCAGCGCACGCGGCTACACCATCTTCATGATCGAACACGACATGCGCTTCGTGATGGGCCTGTGCGAGCACATCGCCGTGCTGAACTTCGGCCGCATCATCGCGCGCGGCGGTCCGGACCAGATCCGCAACGACCCGCAGGTCATCGAGGCCTACCTCGGCCGCGAAGAAGACGAAGCCGGCATGGAGGTTGAGCAATGA
- a CDS encoding MFS transporter, whose protein sequence is MSQATNGVLRHPAPTTEAPPWRAVISASIGNALEWFDLVVYGFFAATISKLFFPTGDDTVSLLLTLGTFGVSFFLRPLGAIVIGAYADRAGRKAALTLSIVLMFTGTLMISIVPTYSSIGLFAPAVLVVARMIQGFSAGGEFGSATAFLAEHAPKRRGFFSSWQVASQGLTTLLAAGFGAVLTTTLTGDQMAAWGWRIPFIFGLLIGPVAYYIRRNVDESPEFAKIEATTTPIRDTFAHQKERLLLAIGIVILGTVATYLVLFMPTYGVKQLGLPASVVFTATMMVGIIQMFFAPVIGHLSDTVGRVRIMLTAAVLLLVLIYPMFALLVASPSFGTLLLVEIVFGCLMTAYFAPVPALLSELFPTQTRTTGLSLSYNTAVTIFGGFAPFILTWLISVTHDKLSPSYYLIFAAIVSIIALLFTRSRLGFK, encoded by the coding sequence ATGAGCCAGGCAACCAACGGCGTGCTGCGCCACCCCGCCCCGACCACCGAAGCGCCTCCTTGGCGCGCCGTCATCTCCGCATCGATCGGCAATGCGCTCGAATGGTTCGACTTGGTGGTCTACGGCTTCTTCGCCGCGACCATCTCCAAGCTCTTTTTTCCGACGGGCGACGACACGGTGTCGCTGCTGCTCACGCTCGGTACTTTTGGCGTGTCGTTCTTCCTGCGGCCGCTCGGTGCCATCGTCATCGGCGCCTACGCCGACCGCGCCGGGCGCAAGGCGGCGCTCACCTTGTCGATCGTGCTGATGTTCACCGGCACGCTGATGATTTCTATCGTGCCGACCTACAGCAGCATCGGCTTGTTTGCGCCCGCGGTGCTGGTGGTGGCGCGAATGATCCAGGGCTTCTCGGCTGGCGGCGAATTCGGCAGCGCAACAGCCTTTCTCGCCGAGCATGCACCGAAGCGCCGCGGCTTTTTCTCAAGCTGGCAAGTCGCGAGCCAGGGCCTCACGACCTTGCTGGCGGCCGGCTTCGGCGCGGTGCTCACGACTACGCTCACCGGTGACCAGATGGCGGCGTGGGGCTGGCGCATTCCGTTCATCTTCGGCCTCCTCATCGGCCCGGTGGCGTACTACATCCGCCGCAATGTCGACGAGAGCCCGGAGTTCGCGAAGATCGAAGCGACGACGACCCCCATCCGCGACACCTTCGCGCACCAGAAGGAACGCCTGCTGCTCGCGATCGGCATCGTGATCCTCGGCACGGTCGCGACCTACCTCGTGCTCTTCATGCCGACCTACGGCGTGAAGCAGCTCGGCCTGCCGGCGTCGGTCGTGTTCACGGCCACGATGATGGTCGGCATCATCCAGATGTTCTTCGCGCCCGTCATCGGTCATCTGTCGGACACCGTCGGGCGCGTGCGCATCATGCTGACCGCCGCGGTGCTGCTGCTGGTGCTGATCTATCCGATGTTCGCGCTGCTGGTGGCGAGCCCGAGCTTCGGCACGCTGCTGCTGGTCGAGATCGTGTTCGGTTGCCTGATGACGGCGTACTTCGCGCCAGTACCGGCGCTGCTGTCCGAACTGTTTCCGACCCAGACCCGCACCACCGGACTCTCGTTGAGCTACAACACGGCGGTGACGATCTTCGGCGGCTTCGCGCCCTTCATCCTGACCTGGCTCATCAGCGTGACGCACGACAAGCTGTCGCCGAGCTACTACCTGATCTTTGCCGCCATCGTCAGCATCATTGCCTTGCTCTTCACGCGCAGCAGGCTGGGTTTTAAATGA
- a CDS encoding ABC transporter substrate-binding protein codes for MRQLPFKATLLAFAAFCATAQAADLKIGVAEALSGGAAQYGVAIRNGLELAADEINAAGGINGDKIQLIVADEQGKKEEAINVFKKLIFQDQVLMVFGPTLSNSAQAGDPIAQAGKTVAFGTSNTADGITSIGDYVFRNSVTEADVLPETIKMAVKKAGIKKVAVLYGNDDVFTKSGYDNFKKALDDLKIPVTTTETFAKGDVDFKAQLTKIKASGADAIVLSALLAEGAPIMVQARQLGLAVPFIGGNGMNSAKVFDLAKGQSDNLYVGSPWSLSNATPENSKFIKGYNDKYKVAPDQFAAQAYDAMYIAAQAIKTVKLSGTLAADRTALRDALPAVKWTGATGAFQFRRATDKAGKPAGYDAQQVPIVSVTKGAEFVIEK; via the coding sequence ATGAGACAACTTCCATTCAAGGCCACGCTGTTGGCTTTCGCAGCTTTCTGCGCCACGGCGCAGGCCGCCGACCTGAAAATCGGCGTGGCCGAAGCCCTCTCTGGCGGCGCCGCCCAGTACGGCGTCGCGATCCGCAACGGCCTTGAACTGGCCGCCGATGAGATCAATGCCGCCGGTGGCATCAACGGCGACAAGATCCAGCTCATCGTCGCCGATGAGCAAGGCAAGAAAGAAGAAGCGATCAACGTCTTCAAGAAGCTGATTTTTCAGGACCAGGTCCTGATGGTGTTCGGCCCGACCTTGTCCAATTCGGCGCAGGCTGGCGACCCGATCGCCCAAGCAGGCAAGACGGTGGCCTTCGGCACATCGAACACGGCCGACGGCATCACCTCGATCGGCGACTACGTCTTTCGCAACTCGGTGACGGAAGCCGACGTGCTGCCCGAGACCATCAAGATGGCGGTCAAAAAGGCCGGCATCAAGAAGGTCGCGGTGCTTTACGGCAACGACGACGTCTTTACCAAGAGCGGTTACGACAACTTCAAGAAGGCGCTCGACGACCTGAAGATTCCGGTGACGACCACCGAGACCTTTGCCAAGGGCGACGTCGACTTCAAGGCGCAACTGACCAAGATCAAGGCCAGCGGTGCCGATGCGATCGTGCTGTCGGCCTTGCTGGCCGAAGGCGCCCCGATCATGGTGCAGGCGCGCCAGCTCGGCCTCGCCGTGCCCTTCATCGGCGGCAACGGCATGAACTCGGCCAAGGTGTTCGATCTGGCCAAGGGCCAGTCCGACAACCTCTACGTGGGCAGCCCCTGGTCGTTGAGCAATGCGACGCCCGAGAACAGCAAGTTCATCAAGGGCTACAACGACAAGTACAAGGTGGCACCCGACCAGTTCGCGGCGCAGGCGTACGACGCGATGTACATCGCGGCGCAGGCCATCAAGACCGTGAAGCTGTCGGGCACCCTGGCGGCCGATCGCACCGCTTTGCGTGACGCGCTGCCGGCGGTGAAGTGGACCGGCGCTACCGGTGCATTCCAGTTTCGCCGTGCCACAGACAAGGCTGGCAAGCCGGCTGGCTACGACGCGCAACAAGTCCCGATCGTCAGCGTGACGAAGGGCGCTGAGTTCGTCATCGAGAAGTAG
- a CDS encoding MFS transporter, which translates to MRDANRFPWSGLLALAAAGFVAILSEALPAGLLPAIATDLGVSVGGAGQLVTLYALGSVLAVIPLVKATQARHRRPLLLMAIGGICAVNVVTALSTSFALTLVARFGAGVFSGLLWALLAGHASRMVSPALQGRALAVAMVGTPLALSIGIPAGTLLGGLVGWRWSFGVMSLLAAALLAWVRLGVPDFPGKPNGTAQGVGQVLRMPGLRPVLALTVLYVLAHNMLYTYIAPWLAYLQSGVRVDVTLLVFGLAALGGIWLTGMLVDRWLTVLIRMSIVVFGAAALVAGLLGHSAAVLLACIAFWGLAFGGTATLFQTASARAASAAPDLAQSMLVTVWNAGMAGGGLLGAALLSSFGAASLPWAVLALLAAASLSAAHATWDAVLPSTSNHSNLNKRTIQ; encoded by the coding sequence ATGCGTGACGCCAACCGTTTCCCATGGTCCGGCCTGCTGGCGCTGGCAGCGGCGGGCTTCGTCGCCATCCTGAGCGAGGCGCTGCCGGCGGGCTTGCTCCCGGCCATCGCCACGGATCTGGGCGTTTCCGTCGGTGGCGCCGGACAGTTGGTGACGCTGTACGCCCTGGGCTCGGTGCTCGCCGTCATTCCCTTGGTCAAGGCGACCCAGGCTCGGCATCGGCGTCCCCTGTTGCTGATGGCCATCGGTGGCATCTGCGCGGTCAACGTGGTGACTGCGCTGTCGACGTCCTTCGCGTTGACGCTCGTCGCGCGGTTCGGCGCAGGCGTGTTCTCTGGCCTTTTGTGGGCGCTTCTGGCCGGGCATGCCAGCCGGATGGTGTCGCCGGCGTTGCAGGGACGAGCCCTAGCGGTCGCCATGGTGGGAACGCCCTTGGCCTTGTCGATCGGCATTCCGGCCGGCACCCTGCTGGGCGGGCTGGTCGGGTGGCGCTGGTCCTTCGGCGTGATGTCGCTGCTGGCGGCGGCCTTGCTCGCCTGGGTGCGCCTCGGCGTGCCGGACTTTCCGGGCAAGCCGAACGGCACCGCACAGGGCGTCGGCCAGGTCCTTCGGATGCCGGGACTGCGCCCTGTGCTGGCGTTGACCGTCCTGTACGTGCTCGCGCACAACATGCTCTACACCTACATCGCACCTTGGCTGGCCTATCTGCAATCGGGGGTGCGAGTCGACGTGACGCTGCTCGTGTTCGGCCTGGCAGCGCTGGGCGGCATCTGGCTCACCGGGATGCTGGTCGACCGGTGGTTGACCGTTCTCATCCGCATGAGCATCGTCGTGTTCGGCGCTGCGGCCCTCGTGGCCGGTCTGCTGGGGCACTCGGCTGCCGTCCTGTTGGCGTGCATCGCTTTCTGGGGCTTGGCCTTCGGTGGGACGGCGACGCTGTTCCAGACCGCCTCGGCGCGAGCCGCCAGCGCAGCGCCGGATCTGGCGCAGTCCATGCTGGTCACCGTCTGGAACGCGGGCATGGCGGGCGGCGGCCTTCTCGGCGCTGCGCTCCTGTCCTCGTTTGGCGCCGCGTCGCTGCCCTGGGCTGTGCTCGCCCTGCTGGCGGCAGCCAGCCTGTCGGCGGCCCACGCAACCTGGGACGCGGTACTCCCATCAACATCCAATCACTCCAACCTCAACAAAAGGACAATCCAATGA
- a CDS encoding branched-chain amino acid ABC transporter permease: MLEQQLVNALSLGCVYALFALGFTLIFGVLGVINLSHGAVFMVGAYAAVEVMARFALPLWAGMLFAFVFCGALGLLIDFLVLKPLRARNAPHLIPMIATIGVAIIINNGIQGIFGAQNIRFPQGVISDQSLSLGGIHLTALELGIILLSFALMAVLLLALKRTQLGRALRAIAESPKAAYLVGVNVEGLFFMTSFAAAALGGLAGVLIGLYSNAVFPLMGQPMLHKGIAVIILGGMGDIRGALLGGLFLGFAEVLSVAYIGSTMRDAVAFGLLFLVLLVRPKGLFGTLQERKV; this comes from the coding sequence TTGCTCGAACAGCAACTCGTCAACGCCCTGTCGCTGGGCTGCGTGTACGCGCTTTTCGCGCTGGGTTTCACGCTCATCTTCGGCGTGTTGGGCGTCATCAATCTGTCGCATGGCGCGGTCTTCATGGTCGGCGCTTACGCGGCGGTCGAGGTCATGGCGCGCTTCGCGCTGCCGCTATGGGCGGGCATGCTTTTCGCCTTCGTTTTTTGCGGTGCGCTCGGGCTGCTGATCGACTTTCTGGTGCTCAAGCCGCTGCGCGCGCGCAACGCACCGCACCTGATCCCGATGATCGCCACCATCGGCGTGGCCATCATCATCAACAACGGCATTCAGGGCATATTCGGTGCGCAGAACATCCGCTTTCCGCAAGGCGTGATTTCGGACCAGTCGTTGAGCCTCGGCGGCATTCATCTGACGGCGCTCGAGCTGGGCATCATCCTGCTGTCGTTCGCCTTGATGGCGGTGCTGCTGCTGGCGCTCAAGCGCACGCAGCTCGGCCGCGCGCTGCGCGCCATCGCTGAATCGCCGAAAGCTGCGTACCTTGTCGGCGTGAACGTCGAAGGCCTGTTCTTCATGACCTCGTTCGCTGCCGCAGCGTTGGGTGGTTTGGCGGGCGTACTCATCGGGCTCTATTCGAACGCGGTGTTTCCCCTGATGGGCCAGCCGATGCTGCACAAGGGCATCGCGGTCATCATTCTCGGCGGCATGGGCGACATTCGCGGCGCGCTGCTGGGGGGACTCTTCCTCGGCTTTGCCGAAGTGCTGTCGGTGGCCTATATCGGCTCGACGATGCGTGACGCGGTCGCTTTCGGCTTGTTGTTCCTCGTGCTGCTGGTGCGCCCCAAAGGCTTGTTCGGCACTTTGCAGGAACGCAAAGTCTGA
- a CDS encoding ornithine cyclodeaminase family protein produces MTASAVDVVEPVLFLAQQEVARLLSVADCINLMSDAMAALARGEVHQPLRQIVSAPGAKGLLGLMPAYIGGADPVYGAKTGGFFPGNSALGLDPHQGCVLLFSGETGALMAVMSASEVTGIRTAAMTGLATRLLARPDASQLALIGSGHQAHWQLQAVAAARPLTSVKVAARSLASARAFVAVQQPAYGFAMEAVGSAEAAVRDADIVVTVTNAREPILLDAWIAPGTHINAVGSSTPAYCEIEPALMGRASLFVDRRESTLAESGDYLNALRAGLVSPASLRAEIGELVIGAHPGRGGANEVTLFKSLGMALEDVATAHLLYLRAKAARVGTWLPM; encoded by the coding sequence ATGACTGCCAGTGCGGTCGACGTCGTCGAGCCTGTACTGTTTCTTGCCCAGCAGGAGGTCGCCCGACTCCTGAGCGTGGCCGACTGCATCAACCTGATGTCGGACGCCATGGCCGCACTGGCGCGGGGCGAAGTGCATCAGCCCTTGCGTCAGATCGTCAGTGCGCCCGGCGCAAAAGGTCTGCTGGGATTGATGCCCGCTTACATCGGCGGGGCCGACCCGGTCTACGGCGCCAAGACCGGTGGCTTCTTCCCCGGCAACAGCGCGCTCGGGCTGGACCCGCACCAGGGCTGCGTACTGCTGTTCAGCGGCGAGACCGGCGCATTGATGGCGGTGATGTCGGCCTCGGAAGTCACCGGCATCCGCACCGCGGCGATGACCGGCCTTGCCACGCGCCTGCTGGCGAGGCCCGACGCTTCGCAGCTCGCCTTGATCGGCAGCGGCCATCAGGCGCATTGGCAGTTGCAGGCCGTGGCGGCTGCCCGGCCGCTCACTTCGGTCAAGGTCGCCGCCCGCAGTCTGGCCAGCGCACGGGCGTTCGTGGCGGTCCAGCAGCCCGCCTACGGGTTTGCCATGGAAGCGGTCGGGTCTGCCGAGGCCGCAGTGCGCGACGCAGACATCGTCGTCACCGTCACGAATGCGCGCGAGCCGATCCTTCTCGATGCCTGGATCGCGCCGGGCACGCACATCAACGCGGTCGGCTCCAGCACGCCGGCCTATTGCGAGATCGAGCCGGCGCTGATGGGCCGGGCGTCGCTGTTCGTCGATCGGCGCGAGTCGACGCTTGCCGAATCGGGCGACTATCTGAACGCATTGCGTGCTGGCCTCGTGAGCCCCGCGAGCTTGCGTGCAGAAATCGGCGAACTGGTGATCGGTGCGCACCCGGGGCGCGGCGGTGCAAACGAAGTGACGCTCTTCAAGTCGCTCGGCATGGCTCTCGAAGATGTCGCGACGGCGCACCTTTTGTACCTCCGCGCGAAGGCGGCACGAGTTGGAACCTGGCTGCCGATGTAG
- a CDS encoding threonine/serine dehydratase translates to MTIEETTIDGQPVPTLAAIRELSAALEAYVFRTPVLDKDALADLAGTRLNFKFELLQASGTFKARGAFSNMLTLDDKQRQAGVTCVSAGNHAVAVAYAAMKLGIGAKVVMIKTASPFRVALCHQYGAEVVMADNGAAAFERVRQIEQEEGRFFVHPFNGYRTVLGTATLGYEWATQAPALDAVILPIGGGGLAAGVASAFKLVQPDCKVYGVEPEGADGMAQSFRAGHPIKMGPMQGIADSLMAPHTEAYSYELCSRSIDRLVTVSDDQIRRAMLHLFEELKLSPEPACAAATAGLLGPLREELEGQRVGVLLCGTNTDLPTLTKHLDAARAHG, encoded by the coding sequence ATGACGATCGAAGAAACGACGATCGACGGCCAACCCGTACCCACGCTCGCAGCCATCCGCGAGTTGAGCGCCGCGCTGGAGGCCTACGTCTTCAGGACGCCGGTGCTCGACAAGGACGCGCTGGCCGACCTCGCCGGCACGCGCCTCAACTTCAAGTTCGAACTGCTGCAAGCCAGCGGCACCTTCAAGGCACGTGGCGCGTTCTCCAACATGCTGACGCTTGACGACAAGCAGCGGCAGGCCGGCGTGACCTGCGTGAGCGCCGGCAACCATGCGGTGGCGGTGGCGTACGCCGCCATGAAGCTCGGCATCGGCGCCAAGGTCGTGATGATCAAGACCGCTAGCCCGTTCCGGGTGGCGCTGTGCCACCAGTACGGCGCTGAAGTCGTGATGGCCGACAACGGCGCGGCGGCGTTCGAGCGCGTGCGCCAGATCGAGCAGGAAGAAGGGCGCTTCTTCGTGCACCCGTTCAACGGCTACCGCACGGTGCTCGGTACCGCGACGCTCGGCTACGAATGGGCGACCCAGGCGCCTGCGCTCGACGCGGTCATCCTGCCGATCGGCGGCGGTGGTCTGGCAGCTGGCGTGGCCTCGGCTTTCAAACTGGTGCAGCCCGACTGCAAGGTCTACGGAGTCGAGCCCGAAGGCGCGGACGGCATGGCGCAGAGCTTCAGGGCCGGCCACCCGATCAAGATGGGCCCGATGCAAGGCATCGCCGACAGCCTGATGGCGCCGCATACGGAGGCTTACAGCTACGAGCTTTGCAGTCGCAGCATCGACCGGCTCGTGACAGTGTCCGACGACCAGATCCGCAGGGCCATGCTGCACCTGTTCGAAGAACTCAAACTGTCGCCCGAGCCTGCCTGCGCGGCCGCCACCGCCGGCTTGCTCGGCCCGTTGCGCGAGGAGCTCGAAGGCCAACGCGTGGGCGTGCTGCTGTGCGGCACCAACACTGATCTTCCGACGTTGACGAAGCATCTTGACGCGGCCCGCGCTCATGGATGA
- a CDS encoding branched-chain amino acid ABC transporter permease: MDSLANFWSVYSNVVLSLGTNALLALSIWLTLSCGMLAMANAAFMGIGAYTSAILTMNYGAPFPVAIAAGMAAPALMAFIIGKPTLRLSGVYLAMATLAFGEVVRIVILNAESLTGGALGLNGIPPSTQWWHVLLAVVLVLSALWRLRHSKIGRAFEAIKEDETAAGLMGIDVGAHKMLAFVLGAAIAGLAGTLNAHLTFFIGPNEFGFDRGVDILTMAVLGGINGLTGPVLGGVILTILPESLRAFGDFRLVLNGIILVLIVLFLPKGIWDPARIRNWFGRKGVVA, translated from the coding sequence ATGGACTCGCTCGCCAACTTCTGGTCGGTCTACAGCAACGTGGTGCTGTCGCTCGGCACCAATGCGCTGCTGGCGTTGTCGATCTGGCTCACGCTGTCGTGCGGCATGCTGGCGATGGCCAACGCAGCGTTCATGGGCATCGGCGCCTACACCTCGGCCATCCTCACGATGAATTACGGCGCGCCGTTTCCGGTCGCGATCGCGGCCGGCATGGCGGCACCGGCATTGATGGCTTTCATCATCGGCAAGCCGACGCTGCGGCTGTCGGGCGTGTACCTCGCCATGGCAACGCTGGCTTTCGGCGAAGTGGTGCGCATCGTGATCCTCAATGCCGAATCGCTCACCGGCGGTGCCCTCGGCTTGAACGGTATTCCGCCCTCGACGCAGTGGTGGCACGTGCTGCTCGCGGTGGTGCTGGTGCTGTCGGCACTCTGGCGTTTGCGGCACTCGAAGATCGGCCGCGCGTTCGAAGCCATCAAGGAAGACGAGACGGCCGCTGGGCTTATGGGCATCGACGTGGGCGCCCACAAGATGCTGGCCTTCGTGCTCGGCGCAGCCATCGCGGGTCTGGCCGGCACGCTCAACGCGCACCTGACCTTCTTTATCGGACCGAACGAGTTCGGCTTCGACCGCGGCGTCGACATCCTGACGATGGCGGTGCTCGGCGGCATCAATGGACTCACCGGGCCCGTGCTCGGCGGCGTCATCCTGACGATCCTCCCCGAATCGCTGCGGGCCTTCGGCGATTTCCGCCTGGTGCTGAACGGAATCATCCTCGTGTTGATCGTCTTGTTCCTGCCCAAGGGCATATGGGATCCGGCGCGCATCCGGAATTGGTTCGGTCGCAAGGGAGTGGTGGCATGA
- a CDS encoding LysR family transcriptional regulator, which produces MTEMSAMKPLMLDSLDDFAVFVQVAETRSFAETARLTGVSASAVAKRMARLEERLKVRLLHRSTRSVTLTAEGGMFLARCRRVLDEVQGAEHELSRASGTPRGRLKVSLPMVGTLFLPLLAEFMRTHPAIDLHLDLSDRMVNIVEEGFDAVLRTGEPDSSALNARSLGSWPLLLVASPAYLSLRGRPERPADLAGHSCLHHCFNSTGKLERWPLAWSGDEEEVPLPVSMVSNNLEGRLCFAENGLGIACLPEFCVRDALAAGRLEIVLSAFTELRQTTFRIFWPSSRHPSPKVRALVDFLAEQIKVERNER; this is translated from the coding sequence ATGACTGAAATGTCCGCAATGAAGCCATTGATGCTCGACAGCCTGGACGATTTCGCCGTGTTCGTGCAGGTTGCGGAAACGCGCAGCTTTGCGGAAACGGCGAGGCTCACCGGCGTCTCGGCCTCGGCCGTCGCCAAGCGGATGGCCCGTCTCGAAGAACGCTTGAAGGTGCGTCTCCTGCACCGAAGCACCCGTAGCGTCACGCTGACTGCCGAGGGCGGAATGTTCCTCGCTCGGTGCCGCCGCGTGCTGGATGAAGTTCAGGGCGCCGAACACGAGCTGTCGCGGGCCTCGGGAACGCCGCGGGGTCGTCTGAAGGTGAGCCTGCCGATGGTTGGCACACTGTTCCTGCCGTTGCTCGCCGAGTTCATGCGGACGCACCCCGCCATCGACCTCCATCTCGATCTGAGCGACCGCATGGTCAACATCGTCGAGGAGGGGTTCGACGCGGTACTCCGGACCGGCGAGCCCGACAGTTCAGCGCTCAATGCCCGCTCGCTCGGAAGCTGGCCACTGCTGCTGGTGGCTTCGCCGGCCTATCTGTCCCTGAGGGGCCGGCCCGAGCGGCCGGCGGATCTTGCAGGGCACAGCTGCCTGCATCACTGCTTCAACAGCACCGGCAAGCTCGAGCGCTGGCCGCTGGCCTGGAGCGGGGACGAAGAGGAAGTCCCCCTGCCGGTGTCGATGGTCTCCAACAACCTGGAGGGACGGCTGTGTTTTGCAGAGAACGGCCTGGGCATTGCCTGCCTTCCCGAGTTCTGCGTTCGCGACGCGCTGGCTGCGGGCAGGCTCGAGATCGTGTTGTCCGCTTTCACCGAGCTTCGCCAGACCACTTTCCGCATTTTCTGGCCCTCGTCCCGCCATCCGTCGCCGAAGGTCAGGGCACTGGTCGACTTCCTCGCCGAGCAGATCAAAGTCGAGCGAAATGAACGTTGA